In one window of Proteobacteria bacterium CG1_02_64_396 DNA:
- a CDS encoding nitrogenase iron-molybdenum cofactor biosynthesis protein NifN, with product MAEILKRNKAMSVSPLKSSQPVGAALAFLGLHHTIAMMHGSQGCTAFAKVFFVRHFREPIPLQTTAIDQVSAVMGGDDSVVQGLATIAGKSKPALIGVMTTGLTETQGSDLTIAVKEFRTKHPEFNTVPVVPVATPDFSGCLESGYAAAVTAMIATLVPERAEERPGKGPGTRKRQVNILAGSWLTPGDVEALKETVELFGLRPVVLPDLSGSLDGHLFEREFTPLTDGGLPVDEIATLGEAAATLVLGASMNGAADLLKRRTGVPDHRFDTLLGLDANDKLMTVLAAIADGPVPERLRRQRAQLQDAMVDTHFMTGMRRAAIAADPDLLYVLSDLIVSMGGEVVAAVAPARAPILERLPVAQVKIGDLQDLEVLARAGQAELVIGNSHAVGSGERLGIPVLRAGFPQYDWVGGYQKVWIGYKGTREALFDLANLLLGVDHHAIAPYRSIYAVRPGEEGSGDYGAAVPHPEVRH from the coding sequence ATGGCTGAAATTCTCAAAAGAAACAAGGCGATGTCGGTTTCGCCTTTGAAATCGAGTCAACCGGTCGGCGCCGCGCTCGCCTTTCTGGGGCTGCACCACACCATCGCGATGATGCACGGCTCCCAGGGTTGCACCGCGTTCGCCAAGGTCTTTTTCGTGCGCCACTTTCGTGAGCCGATCCCGCTGCAAACCACCGCCATCGACCAGGTTTCCGCCGTCATGGGGGGGGACGATTCGGTGGTGCAGGGTTTGGCCACCATCGCGGGCAAATCCAAACCGGCCTTGATCGGGGTCATGACCACCGGGCTGACCGAAACCCAGGGTTCCGACCTGACCATCGCGGTGAAGGAATTCCGTACCAAACACCCCGAGTTCAACACGGTGCCGGTCGTCCCGGTCGCCACCCCCGATTTCAGCGGCTGCCTGGAGAGCGGCTATGCCGCCGCCGTCACCGCCATGATCGCGACCCTGGTCCCCGAGAGGGCTGAGGAGAGGCCCGGCAAGGGCCCCGGCACGAGAAAACGGCAGGTCAACATTCTGGCCGGATCGTGGCTGACCCCCGGCGACGTTGAGGCTCTGAAAGAGACGGTCGAGCTTTTTGGATTGCGTCCGGTGGTGCTTCCCGATTTGTCGGGCTCCCTCGACGGCCACCTCTTCGAGCGGGAGTTCACCCCCCTGACCGATGGCGGTTTGCCGGTCGACGAGATCGCCACCCTGGGCGAAGCGGCGGCGACGCTGGTGCTCGGCGCCTCGATGAACGGGGCCGCAGATTTGCTCAAGCGTCGCACCGGGGTGCCCGATCACCGTTTCGACACCCTGCTGGGACTCGACGCGAACGACAAGCTGATGACGGTGCTGGCCGCCATCGCCGACGGGCCGGTGCCCGAGCGGCTGCGCCGTCAGCGGGCGCAGTTGCAAGACGCCATGGTCGACACCCACTTCATGACCGGGATGCGCCGGGCCGCCATCGCCGCCGATCCCGATCTGCTCTACGTCTTGTCGGATTTGATTGTTTCGATGGGGGGGGAGGTGGTGGCCGCCGTCGCCCCAGCCCGTGCCCCCATTTTGGAGCGGCTCCCGGTCGCCCAAGTGAAGATCGGCGATTTGCAGGATTTAGAGGTGCTGGCCCGGGCCGGTCAGGCCGAGTTGGTGATTGGCAACAGCCATGCGGTGGGCAGCGGCGAACGGCTGGGGATTCCGGTGCTGCGGGCCGGATTCCCGCAATACGACTGGGTTGGCGGCTATCAAAAGGTTTGGATCGGCTACAAGGGGACCCGTGAGGCTCTGTTCGATCTGGCCAATCTGCTGCTGGGGGT